The following is a genomic window from Bombus vancouverensis nearcticus chromosome 15, iyBomVanc1_principal, whole genome shotgun sequence.
TCCTACGATCCACTGGCACACTTGTTACCACACGTCGTACGGAAATCGGTCACGTTCCAATGCGTTCACTCGCGGAAAGGGAAATTCGCTGATCGATCGATGTGCTTCGAGCGTCCCTAGGCAACCAGAATAAACGCCTCGACCCGAGGGTCCTCCGGCTTCTCCAATTTGTCATTGGCAAAGTCATGTCGCTTGTAAAAGTTCGATCATCGTAAGTAAGCAAAAACATTGGTCGAGTGGCAAGAAATGTAACAATTTGAAATTCGCACAGACACGGCCCTCGGTATTTTAATCGAGTGACGAATAATTTAGTAACTCGACGCGTGTAAATACCGAGAGTCTTTAGTCGAGTAGTTTTAGTAGAACGTGTGCAGTCGTTTAGTCGAGTGGCGAGTAAGAAAGTCGTGTGCCTGGTAATTTAGTAATTTAGTAGCCCGCTGCGTGTAGATGCGAGAATTTAGTTGAGTAGTTTAGTAGAACGATTTAGTCGAGTAGATCTGTTTCGTTAAATTTTTTTTCTAGTCCACTAGGGTTGCCCCTCCACTCGCTACTAACCAAGGAGATTCGTAACTCAATTGTACTAACTCCGGACGCTTTGTACGCACTAAGTAATAAATGGCTATTCGTCGCTCGTCGAGATTACTGGACGTGTCTGTTCTGTTTTCGTTAAAGGAAAATCGGCCGGTACCTACCAAAGCTAGCTTTTTTCCCTCGCTACGCTAAACGAGTGGTCGGTACTGGCCTTACCTTGATCTTCGCTTACAGTCTCAACCATTCGATCGCTAGCTACTTTCCATTTCTTTGTAGGTGGGCAAAGTTTGGAAACTGTCGCGATTTTGCGCTGATCGGAAAGGACACGATCGCGATGGCTTCTGGCATTTATGTCCGTTTCCACGACCCTGCGAGTAAAAAGGCACGAGTAGAACGATTCGATGGTGGCGAGAGAGGAGACGGCGCGTGCTGTCTCGCCGGACTTTCGGTGAGTTCGCGTCCTCTTTAGGTTTGGATCAAGTTACTATGATTTATGCCATTGTCCTAATATATGTGTCCTGATAAATGAAATAGTAGTAGTAATGGAAGTAGGTGTATACACGTGAAATAAGCACCTGAGCATCGTGAGTTAGAGAACCAACAAAGGACGTGGAAAGAATATACCGACATGTCCGTACATCGTACAATCACAGTATCATATCTTATTTTATGCCATTTATCCTTTTGgatctttattaattttatcgagCGCTTATGCAAGGTCGCGCCAATTTTCTCCGTGATTGAAAGGAAAGCCAACCCAAGGATCTCGATATTCGCTTATCCCACGATGCGAAGAATCGGTCAGTGCGCCGGAAGTCAAGAAGCGAATGGCTACTTGTGTTGCGTGTTCGCTGGCACCGAATACCTGCTCGGTCAAGCAACTTTCCCAGACTTTTGCCTGACAGTTTGGCAATGGAAAACCGGTGAACGACTGACAAAAATCAACGGAACGGATATGACGATGTTCGACATCGATCGCACGAGACTCGTGTGAGTAGAattagtaatatttttcaaaGGTATAGTATTATTTATGATTGTTTCCTACGGCGCAAGTGAAAGGAGAACGAATTAAAAGCAACGTTCTGTAACAAGTTTGTTAAATTCATCGATACTGACGCTATGATCGTGTCTATTTAACCTGGTATTTTCGTTTATACTTCGAGTATTCGTTCACACGTATGCATCTATACATTTAAGCATTACGtagaataatgaaaattctGGCATTTGTAAATCGATATATCGAAATATGTGTCTGTCAATTTGACGACTACAGCATAGATTTCTCAGATCTGCTGCTTGCTAGTTGGAACAGGAAAATACTGTTGATGGTATTATAGTCCAATCATGAACGAACCTAGCGTGAGGTCTCTTAGCTATCGGAGAATTGCTGCAAACTACTCTGGTCCCGTTCGAGCTGGTTAATAGTACTGTTTGTCGTTCGCAACTCCTacaattgattaaattttatgcCCCTACGATCTTTACTCCTACATGGCTATAAATTCAAAATATCCTCTCTCGGATTCTGTTAATCGCCTGTGCAATTTCATCGACTCGTTTCGCACAGTACAAGACCTTTTCACAGATTCTACTAATAATGCGAGCAGAATTTTCGTTTGAAAACTTTTGCACACCGTCTCTAGGAAATTCACGctcacaattttttatattccaAAGTGTTGTAGCACCTGCGAAACATTTAACGCGTTCAAATTTCGAATCGATGTCTGCAATAGTTTCGGAGAAAACAAATTGTAACGCTTCGTGTGGTTCACCTATGTATGTGATCAAGTgcaataatacaatatatcgGAATGAAACTATTTATCGATTTTCGGTAGATGCTCGACCGATTCGGCCCACCTGGTAGCACGATTTATGCCATCCACCGGCACGCTTTCGGTGTACCGCGTGTTGAGTTGTTCGAATACCGTTCGACTCTTTCCGATGGAAGTCCACTCGGAGCGCACTGCAGTTTCCTGTTCCTGGTCCACGGACGGAACTTTGCTCTGTTGTGACGAAAGCGGCACCGTTTGGTCCGTCGATTTCGAGCAGCAAGTGGACCCTGGCGTTCGAACAATCGTCCGACCTCTTGACGAAGATGATAACACGATTTCATCGCAAAGAAACCCTACGTTGGTGGGTCACGGCGATGGCACGTTGGTCGTCGATGGCGCGACGCACGGTCGCGAGGTTCGGGCAACGGTAGGACGCGTGTAGCTTGGGCCAAGATACGTACATAGAGATCGTAAAAGAAGTCGGATGTCAGAAATAAGTGAGGTTGATAAAAATACAGGGAACTTGACGAGCCGAAACCTCGGCAAGAATTacgtataaaaaaataaaaaagtattggGTCAGTCGATAAGTTGTAGATAAGTCGTGTCGATTTTgtgaagatggtatcccgctgggggtagccatctaCACGTTATTTAATAGTAAAGTTAgacaaatttatcaaatgtccagccggacaaattgtaaagcataaattaaaaataaaaaaaaaaatgttgagATGATGTTCGTAACACCGTAATTTGGAAAGTACCGCTTTACTCAATGATGTTTGTCCATCGTTCCAATCATTTCAGGATCGCATGGCACAGCTCGGCGTATGAACGGGGAATCgggacaaaaataaaaattcgtggACCACGTTCACGGGTCACGTTCACACGTTTCCAGATCACGTTCGAGGGTCACGTTTACACGTTGCATAGTGCGGCATTTGAATGAGGACGCGGGACGAAGATCAAAAAATGCATATATACCGTGCAGAGTAGCTGAAACTTGAAATCGGGCGATCCAAACTAGTTAAAAGTCTGTGTATCGAGGTTTTATTAGTATTCCCCCTATTTCTTGGCTCGGTTGAAGTATCctgaatatttatttctttgcaTAACGACGCACGAtgacaattttaatgttttccaCGCGATAATTGAACGCTAGAGTTGATGGTGGTAAGCGATCCACTAAAAATTTACGATCTGGCTGTATCTTGGTCTGGATTATGCATTTGTAGTGTTCACGAGTCATTCGCGGTCGATCTATCTGACGAACCATTGCCAGTTTTACAGAAAATCTTGGAAAGATCGAAACGAAGAATGGCGGCCGGCTTGGACGATTTCGCTACCGTCGTACCCGAGACACGCAGAAAGCGATCCAAGTCAAGATAGAATCTTAATACTTGGGGAGGACGGCGATCTCTTTGAGATAATCGGTCTGCAGCATCGTTGTCCCCCTCGCCTCGAGTTTCTACTACGAGATGACACGGGTTATGCAAATATAGCTGCGTTACATGGCCCATATTTAGGAGCTTTAGACCAAACTGGTCGTCTGGCGATCATTGACGTTGCAACTGGTGAACTTGCCTCACCAACTATACAGTTAACACATCACGGCAAAGGTCGGTTCAAAACTGGaatcgaaaataatttatcagactgcggatgtttgtttatgcaaattcgcatTTTTTGGAATACACTTAAGAAAGTAGGATCTTGGTAGAGAATTATTTGCCCTCTTCGAAAATTTTAGTTAAGCGAAGCACACCGTACTCTCTATTTTTGTAGGATTCGCGTTTGAGAGTAAAGTAACTCGGTTTGATAAATAATGATATCTCAAGCTGAATTCGTCGTCGCGTAGCCGCGTGCGTTCTCTGAATCGTTCTTCACTCCCTGCACGCTCTACATATCGCAAATATTCCCTAGATCCTCGATAACGTATCATTCGTAACTTATTATTCAGATCGCTCACCCTACAAACGTGTACAAAGATTCGTAGTTACTATACATAGTAATTTCTATtttgtgtatatttatttagaacgATAGAACAGGGAACTGTGATTATTTAACTAATACTATttcttaacacttagccaaccgaaCGGGGAGATCTCCCTCTTTGACTTTAGCAAcgcgttttatttttttctttgttgttgttgttattatcagttattgtttacctggaattgATCCCAATTAATTGTACGTCTTTCTCTGTTTTCataaagtacagtatataataaaatagatgaatttagtggtgttaaaattaattaaaaagttacactattagttatgactaaataaagttatacTCGAACGATACcacactgtaaaaaaatattaagattaTCTTTAGTCATCtctaatgtttttaattttacctatatttttttatacttttagtttgatgttttgtataaacaatgtgtgaaatcgttaaataCGATCATTACGGCAAAATATAATTAACCACATAAATCATTTTTACACTTCTTCGTTTTTTAAGTAGCGAATATTAGTCCTCTGTACTTGGAAAAATGCGCGGTGGACAGCAGTTTATAGGTGGGTTTTCCGAGCGTGGTGGAAACGTATAGCGTATGGCGTGTGCTGTTGGCTAAgcgttaatatatttattaaaactaAAGCAACTAAATCGACACAACTAATCAACTCCTAAGCTCAACTTACGTCACCCAACGACAGCAATTAACAAACAACAACCTCTTTCTCCATCAAAGCATCCCTTTATAACAGTTTTCGTACTCCCATTGTTTCCCATTTTTCGTAATCCTGTATTTCACAGTCACAAATATAATCAGGCACCCACTTTTCTGAAAGTTAGCACTTTCACTTTCTACCTGCACTGTAGTTTGTACCCCATGCAAGGTGGTCGTTtattattctacgatattaaatattacatttattacaccatgttatattatatttttaacaatgctatcacgtttccttttttttttttctcatatGCTTACGTGATCTGAAAGAAACCAGATCCGCTTAAACAACAGCTGGTCGATGCTACTGCGCAGTTGAAACGGAAATATCGCGGATTTTAACGCTTGTTTTTTCCGGGTTCTTTTCAATCTGACTAAAATAATTAGAAAGAGACAAATAATAATCTGTGCTAATCACAGTTGCTGATTTCGCCTCGCATCCCGTCTTACCGATTCTGGTAAGCTGCAGCGTCACGGGAAACTGCCTTTTCATCGAATCGTATCCTACGATACCTGTCCGAAAGCATTGCGTTCATCTTCAACGAGAAGCTTTGGATCGCGTCAAATTTTCTAACAGAGGTCATTTGCTGGGCGTTGCCTCGTCTCAGATCGGCCGGCTGTTCCTCTTATCGATGaacgtcgtcgaacttgaagaACGTGATTATAGGATGTCAGCCAGCAAAGTCGCGGCCTGGTTGAATCTTGGCCGAAaggtaacgtaaaacgtcgtataAAGCTCGAACACATTTGATCGTCGGATCACATTAATTCCGTGCTAGGTGATCGATTTTTTGATCTACGAAATGGACCAAGATCGCGCGAAAGCGCTACTTCTAGTTGCAAACATGGAATCGAGCGACTCTCGAGTTGGAGACGAGATGATCGTGTACTCGTGTCGACTCTTCGATCGAGATGTCTACGTCGAAAACGCGGATTGCTCGATAAAACTTTTGTCGTCCTTCGAGCATCTCCACTACGGAAAAGAATCGAGCTACGAAATAATTGGTGTCCCGTATCTCACGAAACAGTTGCATCGGCTAGAGTTAAAGGTAAAAAGAGAGAAGTGAAAATTTCGAGaacgtatgtaaataaaataaaatcgcgATATCCGACGCGCCACGCAGAATACATACAGTAGAAGACAAAGGAAGatgttttaacaaataaatcaaTCTTCCTAAAGATATCATTAACGCGTTCGTATGAATCTAACATATCTCACGCGTACATATataataggaaatttgaaaaatgtacGTAAGCTAAAAAACCGAATCTACAGCTAACATGGAGAATATATGAATCGTTGAATCGATCCGCAGGAAGATTTCCAAAACGCCTTACTCTCGGAAGCTCTACCATCGCTGCACCAAACCAGAAGCATCAGCATCGCCATTCATTACACGAAATCTGGCGTATCCTCAAGCCTGTTCACCTGCGGATTCGATGGACTAATCGTGTGGAGAGACTGCACCGAGCTTCGACGAGTATTCGCTCTGTTCGCCGCGCACCATCGTTCAGAAGCTGGTGGTCGACGCACAGTCCTCTTCAACAACGTGGTCGTTTCTTTGGGTAGAAACGGAGATCTGGTCGCTAATAGATTACCGAACCGgttgcttctttttctttctgtttgcTCTTTCCTTTTTGTTTGCTGCTTCGACTAATCAAGTTGTTTTGCCACGATCAGGATGGCCGAACAGGAGGATAGTCGAGGTTCGAGGTCAACCGAATCCTACTGTTGGATTACACTCGACGACCGCTTGAAAACGAGAGAAAGCAAACGGGTGGATGCGACAGAGAACGAGGAGATCGAAGAAACGGAGACGTGGATGGATATGGTGATTCGCCG
Proteins encoded in this region:
- the LOC117166372 gene encoding cilia- and flagella-associated protein 43; translation: MSLVKVRSSWAKFGNCRDFALIGKDTIAMASGIYVRFHDPASKKARVERFDGGERGDGACCLAGLSVAPIFSVIERKANPRISIFAYPTMRRIGQCAGSQEANGYLCCVFAGTEYLLGQATFPDFCLTVWQWKTGERLTKINGTDMTMFDIDRTRLVCSTDSAHLVARFMPSTGTLSVYRVLSCSNTVRLFPMEVHSERTAVSCSWSTDGTLLCCDESGTVWSVDFEQQVDPGVRTIVRPLDEDDNTISSQRNPTLVGHGDGTLVVDGATHGREVRATFYRKSWKDRNEEWRPAWTISLPSYPRHAESDPSQDRILILGEDGDLFEIIGLQHRCPPRLEFLLRDDTGYANIAALHGPYLGALDQTGRLAIIDVATGELASPTIQLTHHGKVADFASHPVLPILVSCSVTGNCLFIESYPTIPVRKHCVHLQREALDRVKFSNRGHLLGVASSQIGRLFLLSMNVVELEERDYRMSASKVAAWLNLGRKVIDFLIYEMDQDRAKALLLVANMESSDSRVGDEMIVYSCRLFDRDVYVENADCSIKLLSSFEHLHYGKESSYEIIGVPYLTKQLHRLELKEDFQNALLSEALPSLHQTRSISIAIHYTKSGVSSSLFTCGFDGLIVWRDCTELRRVFALFAAHHRSEAGGRRTVLFNNVVVSLGRNGDLVANRLPNRMAEQEDSRGSRSTESYCWITLDDRLKTRESKRVDATENEEIEETETWMDMVIRRRSMAEEKQALATRLSLLDDWNKLKRRVKTLLDSNEAAPPNARLPISAFDLDQRGRELALAAARSTEIELTKNAEEEISRLDQSILYLRERFLDPLIVRPRSIFSLFGESKVTNYPLDKFVPREQTYIPPWCQFSRRMRELVSRLEGEENSQTTNVENPRSRCHGFVDALETCIIADHQERELKVKFNELFEKTRSTKQREMRAANERCEEMRRLVLELKRVFHVDASAKLIEPPQWHPKEIIEDEFERDARTIDDARLNGPERNNDNEKNLVEDEVEIETKVHDFREQMLDRMMDGVLEDRLEHDAKRSIPKPDCLTRKDAASYTEEDIRAIESYEEKIRAGEVDRQRYKSMLEAEIERISGEFSNGAKSFDDELNELSKEKIQIEGSMLSQRLTKMQAILEHRKIVQKRQQIRRTIELELVPATKEADTLAEERDLFEAGVAELRVSYENARKRDKRLERKFRSEFAELKPSVPEHLFRQYRKRPRLLIAHGPCGTSAAFLTELAVCVIEQRNSDILPRECSSYLRALDELDRLPEGLQSRLKPDYWHLLCRLRRLKVEAEIKVKNCAIGLAEAEQSLAFLRNACCISRDKIDQCKQKIEQLEKC